In one Saccharibacillus brassicae genomic region, the following are encoded:
- a CDS encoding MaoC family dehydratase, translating into MKFEEFTLGRTFTTSSLVLSKESIMAFASVYDPQYMHLDEAKAAAGRFKGLIASGIQTMAVSFKLWVETGAYGEEVVAGTAMNDVRFIKPVYPDDELHVEVEVISLEERRRSGIVTVRLSTFNARGEQVFSGELSALIGK; encoded by the coding sequence ATGAAATTCGAAGAATTTACGCTGGGGCGGACGTTCACGACGTCTTCCCTGGTTCTGAGCAAAGAAAGCATTATGGCATTCGCGTCCGTCTACGATCCGCAGTATATGCATCTGGACGAAGCCAAAGCGGCGGCCGGCCGGTTCAAAGGGCTGATCGCGTCCGGTATCCAGACGATGGCCGTCTCGTTCAAGCTGTGGGTGGAGACGGGCGCGTACGGCGAAGAAGTCGTGGCCGGCACGGCGATGAACGACGTTCGCTTTATCAAGCCGGTCTATCCGGACGACGAACTGCACGTGGAAGTCGAAGTGATTTCTCTGGAAGAGAGGCGGCGCAGCGGCATCGTCACGGTGCGGCTGTCGACGTTCAATGCGCGCGGCGAGCAGGTGTTCAGCGGCGAATTGTCGGCGCTGATCGGGAAGTAA
- a CDS encoding NAD-dependent succinate-semialdehyde dehydrogenase: MNKSGKLLIGGSWIDTAETIEVTNPANGELVGRAAKATEADALAAVDAAYGALASWSALPAIERGRLLLNWHALVERHQSELARIMTLEQGKPLAEAAGEIAYANSFIQWYAEEGKRVYGETIPASSPNKRIWVIKQPVGVAAMITPWNFPASMITRKVAPALAAGCTVVIKPSEETPFTALRLAELAVEAGIPDGVLNMVTGVPGEIGGVWQRDPRVRKLSFTGSTRVGKQLMQGAAGTMKKLSLELGGHAPFIVTEHADLDKAVDGMMASKFRNGGQTCVCTNRIYVHEHLIERFSELAARKVSELVVGNGLDEGTEIGPLINAAAVDKVLAQIGDARAKGAKVLAGGSRAVSPDGGHFVQPTLLANVTDDMVCMNEETFGPLAPVSSFRTIDEVIERANRSPYGLAAYVFTERIGEAVEIAERLEFGIVGLNDPLPSTAQAPFGGFKESGLGREGGRYGIEEYLEVKYVSLGL, from the coding sequence ATGAACAAAAGCGGCAAACTGCTGATCGGAGGTTCGTGGATCGACACGGCCGAGACGATCGAAGTGACCAATCCGGCCAACGGAGAACTTGTCGGCCGCGCGGCCAAAGCGACGGAAGCGGACGCGCTGGCGGCGGTCGATGCGGCTTACGGCGCGCTGGCTTCCTGGTCGGCGCTGCCGGCGATCGAACGGGGCCGGCTGCTGCTGAACTGGCATGCGCTCGTCGAGCGGCACCAGAGCGAACTGGCGCGCATCATGACGCTGGAGCAGGGCAAGCCGCTGGCGGAAGCCGCCGGCGAGATTGCCTATGCGAACAGCTTCATCCAATGGTATGCCGAAGAAGGCAAACGGGTGTACGGCGAGACGATTCCCGCCTCGTCGCCGAACAAGCGGATCTGGGTCATCAAGCAGCCGGTCGGCGTGGCGGCGATGATCACGCCGTGGAATTTCCCGGCTTCGATGATTACGCGCAAAGTCGCCCCGGCGCTCGCCGCCGGCTGCACGGTCGTGATCAAGCCGTCGGAAGAGACGCCGTTCACGGCGCTGCGCCTGGCGGAACTTGCGGTCGAAGCCGGCATTCCGGACGGCGTCCTCAATATGGTGACAGGCGTGCCGGGCGAGATCGGCGGCGTCTGGCAGCGCGACCCGCGCGTGCGCAAGCTGTCTTTTACCGGATCGACCCGCGTGGGCAAACAGCTGATGCAAGGCGCCGCCGGCACGATGAAAAAGCTGTCGCTGGAACTCGGCGGGCATGCGCCGTTTATCGTGACCGAACATGCGGATCTGGACAAAGCGGTCGACGGCATGATGGCTTCCAAGTTCCGCAACGGCGGCCAGACGTGCGTCTGCACGAATCGGATCTACGTGCACGAGCATCTGATTGAACGTTTCTCGGAGCTTGCCGCGCGCAAAGTGTCGGAGCTTGTGGTCGGAAACGGCCTCGACGAAGGCACGGAGATCGGACCGCTGATCAACGCCGCGGCGGTCGACAAAGTGCTGGCGCAGATCGGGGACGCCCGCGCCAAAGGCGCGAAGGTGCTCGCGGGCGGCTCGCGCGCCGTCTCTCCGGACGGCGGCCATTTCGTGCAGCCGACGCTGCTTGCGAACGTGACGGACGACATGGTCTGCATGAACGAAGAAACGTTCGGCCCGCTCGCGCCCGTCTCGTCGTTCCGCACGATCGACGAAGTGATCGAACGCGCCAACCGCAGCCCGTACGGGCTGGCGGCCTACGTGTTCACCGAGCGGATCGGCGAAGCGGTGGAGATCGCCGAGCGGCTGGAATTCGGCATCGTCGGCTTGAACGATCCGCTGCCGTCCACCGCGCAGGCGCCGTTTGGCGGCTTCAAGGAAAGCGGGCTCGGCCGTGAAGGCGGCCGCTACGGCATCGAAGAATATTTGGAAGTCAAATACGTTTCGTTGGGACTTTGA
- a CDS encoding acetoin utilization protein AcuC, with protein MRDAVYLFHPNSLNYVFGQNHPFDQRRITLTRDLLRTAGAFPTDGAILPADRLDEELLHAVHVPEYVERVKALSEPAPDDGLVGDAQKYGLDTDDTPFFPGMHRSAEIIAAASVAAAKLVMDGDARHAVNLAGGLHHAMPQRGSGFCVYNDASIAISFIRKQYGARVLYVDTDVHHGDGVEMSFYSDPGVYTYSIHETGKYLFPGTGLVEQRGEGEGFGCTVNLPMEPYTEDDSWLECFGSVLDDVLRKAKPDIIVSQHGCDAHALDPLAHVHCSMKIYREMPRMLHEAAHAYCGGRWVALGGGGYDIWRVVPRAWALLWMEMSGHPLLRQIDADPKLRLPREWLERWGPESPEELPETWLDDPASWSPMPRRAEIEAKNRRAAELASMYLR; from the coding sequence ATGCGGGACGCCGTTTATTTGTTTCACCCGAACAGCCTGAATTACGTGTTTGGCCAAAATCACCCGTTCGACCAGCGGCGCATCACGTTGACCCGCGACCTGCTGCGTACGGCGGGCGCTTTTCCGACGGATGGGGCGATCCTGCCGGCCGACCGGCTGGACGAAGAACTGCTGCATGCGGTACACGTACCCGAATACGTCGAGCGGGTCAAAGCGCTCAGCGAGCCGGCGCCCGACGACGGCCTCGTGGGCGACGCGCAAAAATACGGCCTCGATACCGACGACACGCCGTTTTTCCCCGGCATGCACCGCAGCGCGGAGATCATCGCGGCGGCTTCGGTGGCGGCGGCGAAGCTGGTCATGGACGGCGACGCGCGCCACGCGGTTAACCTTGCGGGCGGGCTGCATCACGCCATGCCGCAGCGCGGCTCGGGCTTTTGCGTGTACAACGACGCTTCGATCGCCATTTCCTTTATCCGCAAACAGTACGGCGCGCGGGTGCTGTATGTCGATACGGACGTGCATCACGGCGACGGGGTGGAGATGTCGTTCTACAGCGATCCGGGCGTCTATACGTATTCGATTCACGAGACGGGCAAATATTTGTTTCCCGGCACGGGACTGGTCGAGCAGCGCGGCGAAGGCGAAGGATTCGGCTGCACGGTCAACCTGCCGATGGAGCCGTATACGGAAGACGATTCGTGGCTGGAATGTTTTGGCAGCGTTTTGGACGACGTGCTGCGCAAAGCGAAGCCCGACATCATCGTCAGCCAGCACGGCTGCGACGCGCACGCGCTCGATCCGCTGGCGCATGTGCACTGCTCGATGAAAATTTACCGCGAGATGCCCCGGATGCTGCACGAAGCGGCGCACGCGTACTGCGGCGGACGCTGGGTGGCGCTCGGCGGAGGCGGCTACGATATTTGGCGCGTGGTGCCCAGAGCGTGGGCGCTGCTGTGGATGGAGATGAGCGGCCATCCGCTGCTGCGGCAGATCGACGCCGATCCCAAGCTGCGCCTGCCGCGCGAATGGCTGGAACGCTGGGGACCGGAAAGTCCCGAAGAACTGCCGGAGACATGGCTCGACGATCCCGCGTCGTGGAGCCCCATGCCAAGACGCGCCGAGATCGAAGCCAAAAACCGGCGTGCGGCGGAGCTCGCTTCGATGTATTTGCGCTAG
- a CDS encoding GNAT family N-acetyltransferase — MEHIKLYREETVGERERRRVVQGPMRPEDLDKLTLHPQLDAFRRPAEQHAALVEIAGLPEGRIIAAVEGDTVVGYVTFHYPDEYERWSEGKMDDLIELGAIEVANDYRGEGLSKKLLEIAFAGGQLDNAIVFTTEYYWHWDLESTRLSVWDYRKMMEDLMKNVDMVWFATDDPEICSHPANCLMVRVGRHVPQDSVEDFDRLRFRQRFMY; from the coding sequence ATGGAGCATATCAAGCTTTATCGGGAAGAAACAGTCGGGGAAAGGGAGCGGCGCCGGGTCGTGCAGGGGCCGATGCGGCCGGAGGATCTGGACAAGCTGACGCTGCATCCGCAGCTCGACGCGTTTCGGCGCCCCGCCGAACAGCATGCGGCGCTGGTCGAGATCGCCGGGCTGCCGGAAGGGCGGATCATCGCGGCGGTCGAAGGCGACACGGTCGTCGGCTACGTCACGTTCCATTATCCCGACGAATACGAACGCTGGTCGGAAGGGAAAATGGACGATCTGATCGAGCTCGGTGCAATCGAAGTTGCAAACGATTACAGAGGCGAAGGATTGAGCAAAAAACTGCTGGAGATCGCTTTTGCCGGCGGTCAGCTCGACAATGCGATTGTGTTCACGACCGAATATTATTGGCATTGGGATCTGGAGAGCACGCGCCTCAGCGTCTGGGATTACCGGAAAATGATGGAGGACCTGATGAAAAACGTCGACATGGTCTGGTTCGCGACGGACGACCCGGAAATTTGCAGCCACCCCGCCAACTGCCTTATGGTGCGGGTCGGCCGGCACGTGCCGCAGGATTCGGTCGAGGACTTCGATCGGCTGAGATTCCGGCAGCGCTTCATGTATTGA
- the acsA gene encoding acetate--CoA ligase: protein MDKDTVEIIGAEAQRSNLGDYEQARQSFDWVDEEKKFSWAESGRLNLAHEAIDRHARSGLGDKIALHYSDPEREESYTFEQLRQESNRAANMLRTLGIGKGDRVFIFMPRTPELYFTLLGIIKIGAIAGPLFEAFMETAVRDRLQDSGAVAIVTTPKLAERIPAHELPDLKHVILVDTSKPGGSEASADDSLLPGDSPFADFHKLMGEASTETEIEWVDREHGLILHYTSGSTGKPKGVYHVHGAMVQHGYTGRIVLDLRPDDVYWCTADPGWVTGTSYGIFAPWLNGVTNVIRGGRFSPQDWYETIRRYRVTVWYSAPTAFRMLMGAGDEAVSAADLSSLRHVLSVGEPLNPEVIRWGYRVYKQRIHDTWWMTETGAQLICNYPSMDMRPGSMGKPIPGVEAAIIDDQGQVLPPLRMGNLAIRTPWPSIMRQIWNNPAKFEEYTRIEGWYISGDSAYMDEDGYFWFQGRIDDVINTSGERVGPFEVESKLVEHPAVAEAGVIGKPDPVRGEVIKAFISLREGYEASDELKAEITKFVKEGLSAHAAPREIEFKDKLPKTRSGKIMRRVLKAWELKLPAGDLSTIED, encoded by the coding sequence ATGGACAAGGACACGGTAGAAATCATTGGCGCCGAGGCGCAGCGATCCAATCTGGGCGATTACGAACAAGCCCGGCAAAGTTTCGATTGGGTGGACGAAGAGAAGAAGTTCAGTTGGGCCGAGAGCGGCCGGCTCAACCTGGCGCACGAAGCGATCGACCGGCATGCGCGGTCGGGGCTCGGCGACAAGATCGCGCTGCATTACAGCGATCCCGAGCGCGAAGAATCGTATACGTTCGAGCAGCTGCGGCAGGAATCGAACCGGGCGGCGAACATGCTGCGCACCCTGGGCATCGGCAAAGGCGACCGCGTCTTTATCTTCATGCCGCGCACGCCGGAACTTTATTTTACGCTGCTCGGCATTATCAAGATCGGCGCGATCGCCGGTCCCCTGTTCGAGGCGTTTATGGAGACGGCGGTGCGCGACCGGCTGCAGGACAGCGGCGCGGTCGCGATCGTCACGACGCCGAAGCTGGCCGAGCGTATTCCCGCGCACGAGCTGCCGGACCTCAAGCACGTCATATTGGTCGACACCTCCAAGCCGGGCGGCAGCGAAGCGTCGGCCGACGACAGCCTGCTGCCCGGCGACTCGCCGTTTGCCGACTTCCATAAATTGATGGGCGAAGCGTCGACCGAAACGGAGATCGAATGGGTCGACCGCGAGCACGGCCTGATCCTGCATTACACGTCGGGTTCGACCGGCAAGCCCAAAGGCGTCTATCATGTGCACGGCGCCATGGTCCAGCACGGCTATACGGGCCGGATCGTGCTCGATTTGCGGCCAGACGACGTCTACTGGTGCACGGCCGATCCGGGCTGGGTGACGGGAACGTCGTACGGCATCTTCGCTCCGTGGCTGAACGGCGTGACCAACGTGATCCGCGGCGGCCGCTTCAGTCCGCAGGACTGGTACGAGACGATCCGGCGCTACCGGGTCACGGTCTGGTACAGCGCGCCGACGGCGTTCCGCATGCTGATGGGCGCGGGCGACGAAGCGGTCTCAGCGGCCGACCTGTCTTCGCTGCGGCATGTGCTGAGCGTCGGCGAACCGCTGAACCCGGAAGTGATCCGCTGGGGCTACCGCGTGTACAAGCAGCGTATTCACGATACGTGGTGGATGACGGAGACGGGCGCGCAGCTGATCTGCAACTATCCGTCGATGGACATGCGTCCCGGTTCGATGGGCAAGCCGATCCCGGGCGTCGAAGCGGCGATTATCGACGATCAGGGCCAGGTGCTGCCGCCGCTGCGGATGGGCAATCTGGCGATCCGTACGCCGTGGCCGTCGATCATGCGCCAAATTTGGAACAATCCGGCCAAATTCGAAGAATACACGCGCATCGAAGGCTGGTACATTTCGGGCGATTCCGCCTACATGGACGAAGACGGCTATTTCTGGTTCCAGGGCCGGATCGACGACGTGATCAATACGTCGGGCGAACGCGTCGGCCCGTTCGAAGTCGAGAGCAAGCTGGTCGAGCATCCGGCCGTGGCCGAAGCGGGCGTGATCGGCAAGCCGGACCCGGTCCGGGGCGAAGTGATCAAAGCGTTCATCTCGCTGCGCGAAGGCTACGAAGCGAGCGACGAACTCAAAGCCGAAATTACGAAATTCGTCAAAGAAGGCTTGTCCGCCCACGCGGCTCCGCGCGAGATCGAGTTCAAGGACAAACTGCCCAAAACGCGCAGCGGCAAAATCATGCGCCGCGTGCTCAAAGCATGGGAGCTGAAGCTTCCGGCCGGCGATTTGTCGACGATCGAAGATTGA